The following are from one region of the Coffea eugenioides isolate CCC68of chromosome 2, Ceug_1.0, whole genome shotgun sequence genome:
- the LOC113761043 gene encoding pentatricopeptide repeat-containing protein At2g44880, producing MNQREWVWSPAEKKCLFLLQRRNTKATLLQVHAFMIQNALQTNVNLLTKLITTFATVVPASGIHHARRIFDFCHRKNDTFLCNTMIKSHLAARQYSEATRLYTYLLKNEAFKPDNYTFSSLAKCCGLNLAVWEGLGIHNHAMKSGFVSNLYVGTSLVDMYGKFGEMGFARKMFDEMTERSSVSWTALIDGYVKDGDMAAALGLFYFMPEKDVAAYNVMIDAYVKMREMGLARSLFETMPERNVVSWTSMIDGYCSIGDVDEARLFFDAMPERNLFSWNAMIGGYCQNKQPHEALRLFHALQMERMIEPDDVTLVSILPAIADLGALELGSWVYHFARRKKLDRSSNLCTALVDMYAKCGEIEKARCVFDAIQLKETSIWNALINGLAVNGRAEEALEVFLEMKGKGFKPNDVTMLGVLSACNHGGLVREGRRWFKAMEGLGLTPRVEHYGCLVDLLGRAGCLDEAESLIDRMPYEANGIILSSFLFACYYAKDISRAERVIRKAIDMEPWNDGNYIMLRNLYACERRWNDVEEIKGLMSKKGAKKEVGCSVIEINGKVCEFVAGDKLHPESAVIHLAMEHLQLHMKAESTYWF from the coding sequence ATGAACCAAAGGGAATGGGTATGGAGTCCAGCAGAGAAGAAGTGCCTCTTTCTCCTCCAGCGAAGGAACACCAAGGCAACACTTCTCCAGGTCCACGCTTTCATGATCCAAAACGCCCTCCAAACCAACGTTAACCTCCTCACTAAACTTATAACCACCTTTGCCACCGTCGTCCCCGCATCTGGTATCCACCATGCCCGCCGTATATTCGACTTCTGCCATCGAAAGAACGACACTTTTCTTTGCAATACAATGATTAAATCCCATTTAGCTGCGCGTCAGTATAGTGAAGCTACACGTCTGTATACATATTTGCTAAAAAATGAAGCGTTTAAGCCAGACAACTACACATTTTCCAGCCTTGCTAAGTGTTGTGGGCTAAATTTGGCGGTCTGGGAAGGCTTGGGAATTCATAATCACGCTATGAAAAGTGGGTTTGTATCTAATTTGTATGTTGGGACTTCATTGGTTGATATGTATGGGAAGTTTGGAGAAATGGGTTTTGCGAGAAAGATGTTCGATGAAATGACTGAGAGAAGTTCCGTTTCTTGGACTGCTCTCATTGATGGGTACGTGAAAGATGGTGATATGGCTGCGGCTTTgggacttttttattttatgccgGAGAAAGATGTGGCCGCCTATAATGTGATGATTGATGCTTATGTAAAGATGAGGGAGATGGGTTTGGCTAGGAGTTTGTTCGAGACAATGCCGGAGAGGAATGTAGTGTCTTGGACTAGTATGATTGATGGTTACTGTAGTATTGGTGATGTTGATGAAGCTAGGTTGTTTTTTGACGCGATGCCAGAGAGGAATTTGTTTTCTTGGAATGCAATGATTGGGGGATATTGCCAAAATAAGCAACCCCATGAGGCTTTGAGGTTGTTTCATGCATTGCAAATGGAGAGGATGATTGAACCAGATGATGTTACTCTTGTGAGTATTCTTCCAGCTATTGCTGATCTCGGTGCTCTTGAATTGGGGAGCTGGGTTTACCATTTTGCTAGGAGGAAAAAATTGGATAGATCATCAAATCTTTGCACTGCCTTGGTTGATATGTATGCAAAGTGTGGAGAAATTGAGAAAGCTAGATGTGTTTTTGATGCCATACAGTTAAAAGAAACATCTATATGGAATGCTTTGATTAATGGGTTGGCAGTGAATGGGCGTGCTGAAGAAGCTCTAGAGGTATTTTTGGAGATGAAGGGTAAAGGGTTCAAGCCAAATGATGTTACCATGCTTGGAGTTTTATCAGCTTGCAACCATGGGGGTTTAGTGAGGGAAGGAAGGAGATGGTTTAAAGCAATGGAAGGATTGGGGCTTACCCCGAGAGTTGAGCATTATGGCTGTCTTGTAGATCTGTTGGGAAGGGCAGGATGTCTGGATGAAGCTGAAAGCTTGATTGACCGCATGCCTTACGAGGCTAATGGAATAATTTTAAGTTCTTTTCTATTTGCTTGTTACTATGCTAAAGATATTTCGAGGGCTGAGAGAGTAATAAGAAAGGCAATTGATATGGAACCTTGGAATGATGGGAACTATATTATGCTAAGAAATCTTTATGCCTGTGAGAGAAGATGGAATGATGTAGAAGAGATCAAAGGTTTGATGAGCAAAAAGGGGGCAAAGAAGGAGGTAGGTTGTAGTGTCATCGAGATCAATGGCAAGGTTTGTGAGTTTGTTGCTGGGGATAAACTGCACCCAGAGTCAGCTGTCATACACTTAGCCATGGAGCATTTGCAGTTGCACATGAAGGCAGAGAGTACTTATTGGTTCTGA